One Littorina saxatilis isolate snail1 linkage group LG12, US_GU_Lsax_2.0, whole genome shotgun sequence genomic region harbors:
- the LOC138981587 gene encoding aspartate aminotransferase, cytoplasmic-like yields the protein MMFNKLRQRKVPGTWNHILQQIGMFSFTPDKFRVMVEKHHVYMLLNGRISMAGLTTKNVDYVVDAIQDAISSHPTPSA from the exons ATGATGTTCAACAAGCTGCGACAGAGGAAGGTGCCAGGGACCTGGAACCACATCTTACAGCAGATTGGCATGTTCAGCTTCACAC CGGACAAATTCCGCGTGATGGTGGAAAAGCATCATGTCTACATGCTGTTGAACGGACGTATCAGCATGGCAGGACTGACCACCAAGAACGTGGACTACGTTGTGGATGCTATACAGGACGCCATCAGCTCGCATCCCACACCAAGTGCATAA